The following are from one region of the Ornithorhynchus anatinus isolate Pmale09 chromosome X1, mOrnAna1.pri.v4, whole genome shotgun sequence genome:
- the HAND1 gene encoding heart- and neural crest derivatives-expressed protein 1 isoform X1, translating into MNLVGSYHHHHHHHHHHHPPHHPHPMLHEPFLFAPASRCHQERPYFQSWVLNPGDASADFPGGPAAAAAAYGPDLAGGPGPGRSPGRLEALSGRLGRRKGAGPKKERRRTESINSAFAELRECIPNVPADTKLSKIKTLRLATSYIAYLMDVLAKDAQAGDPEGFKAELKKADGGRDSKRKREPQSEAYPHSLSHGEKKIKGRTGWPQQVWALELNQ; encoded by the exons ATGAACCTGGTGGGGAgttaccaccatcatcaccaccaccatcaccaccaccacccgccTCACCATCCCCACCCGATGCTCCACGAGCCCTTCCTCTTCGCCCCGGCCTCCCGCTGCCACCAGGAGCGGCCTTACTTCCAGAGCTGGGTGCTCAACCCGGGGGACGCGTCGGCCGACTTCCCCGggggtcccgccgccgccgccgccgcctacgGGCCCGACCtggccgggggtccgggccccggCCGCAGTCCCGGCCGGCTGGAGGCCCTGAGCGGCCGGTTGGGCCGGAGGAAAGGCGCGGGGCCCAAGAAGGAGCGGCGGCGCACCGAGAGCATCAACAGCGCCTTCGCCGAGCTGCGCGAGTGCATCCCCAACGTGCCCGCCGACACCAAGCTCTCCAAGATCAAGACCCTGCGCCTGGCCACCAGCTACATCGCCTACCTGATGGACGTCCTGGCCAAGGACGCCCAGGCCGGAGACCCCGAGGGCTTCAAGGCGGAGCTCAAGAAGGCGGACGGCGGCCGGGACagcaagaggaaaagggagccG cagaGCGAAGCCTATCCCCATTCTCTGAGTCACGGAGAGAAAAAGATTAAAGGACGGACGGGCTGGCCCCAGCAAGTTTGGGCTCTGGAACTAAATCAGTGA
- the HAND1 gene encoding heart- and neural crest derivatives-expressed protein 1 isoform X2 translates to MNLVGSYHHHHHHHHHHHPPHHPHPMLHEPFLFAPASRCHQERPYFQSWVLNPGDASADFPGGPAAAAAAYGPDLAGGPGPGRSPGRLEALSGRLGRRKGAGPKKERRRTESINSAFAELRECIPNVPADTKLSKIKTLRLATSYIAYLMDVLAKDAQAGDPEGFKAELKKADGGRDSKRKREPSEAYPHSLSHGEKKIKGRTGWPQQVWALELNQ, encoded by the exons ATGAACCTGGTGGGGAgttaccaccatcatcaccaccaccatcaccaccaccacccgccTCACCATCCCCACCCGATGCTCCACGAGCCCTTCCTCTTCGCCCCGGCCTCCCGCTGCCACCAGGAGCGGCCTTACTTCCAGAGCTGGGTGCTCAACCCGGGGGACGCGTCGGCCGACTTCCCCGggggtcccgccgccgccgccgccgcctacgGGCCCGACCtggccgggggtccgggccccggCCGCAGTCCCGGCCGGCTGGAGGCCCTGAGCGGCCGGTTGGGCCGGAGGAAAGGCGCGGGGCCCAAGAAGGAGCGGCGGCGCACCGAGAGCATCAACAGCGCCTTCGCCGAGCTGCGCGAGTGCATCCCCAACGTGCCCGCCGACACCAAGCTCTCCAAGATCAAGACCCTGCGCCTGGCCACCAGCTACATCGCCTACCTGATGGACGTCCTGGCCAAGGACGCCCAGGCCGGAGACCCCGAGGGCTTCAAGGCGGAGCTCAAGAAGGCGGACGGCGGCCGGGACagcaagaggaaaagggagccG aGCGAAGCCTATCCCCATTCTCTGAGTCACGGAGAGAAAAAGATTAAAGGACGGACGGGCTGGCCCCAGCAAGTTTGGGCTCTGGAACTAAATCAGTGA